A region of the Calditrichota bacterium genome:
ACCTCGAGCATGGGCTGGGGTCCTACCGAGCAGTTGGCCCCCACGACGTCGGCCCCCTCATCCAGCAGACGGGTAGCCACCTTCTCCGGTATGGCCCCCAACAGGGTGCGGCCGTCGTCGCCAAAGGTCATCTGGGCAACCAGCGGCTTGTCCGTGAGCGACCGCACCGCCCGCAACGCGGCGACAATCTCGTTGAGGTCGGCAAAGGTCTCCAGCAGGAAGATATCCACGCCGCCTGCGAGCAATCCCTCTGCCTGCTCGCGAAACGCAGCCTCCGCCTCCGCAGGCGTTACGGTGCCGTAAGGCTCGAGCTTGACCCCCAGCGGCCCGATGGCTCCCGCGACAAATACCTCCTCTCCCGCCACGCTCCGGGCCAGCTCTGCCCCTGCGCGATTAATCTCGGCCACCACGTGGTCAAAGCCATGTGGCGCCAGCTTGAAGCGGTTGGCACCGAAGGTATTGGTTTCGATGATCTGCGCCCCTGCCGCCACATACTCCCGGTGGATCTCTCCCACCAGCTCTGGCTGGCTCAGGTTCAATTCGTCAAAGCAGCGGTTCAGATAGATGCCGCGGGCGTAGAGCATGGTGCCCATGGCGCCATCGCACACCAACACCCCTTGGTCAAGCCGCTGCAAAAAGTCCGCGCCCAAAGTCCCTGCCTCTTGCTGGTGCCCAGAAGGGCCCTCTCAGAACTCCGCCCCCAACGACCAGTAGTACCTTGGCTTCCTTGCGGTGGCGTACAAGTCGGTAGGCCAGCCCACGTCGAACTGCAGCACCAAGAAGCCGATATTGGCGCGCATGCCAAAGCCGAAGGCCATGCGCAAGTCTTCCAGCTTGTAGAAACCGTTGGGCGCGCGGGTAAAGGCCGTAAAAGGCTCATCCCGGTACTGTGCTCCTGCCAAGTCGGCGAACAGAGCCCCACGGATGTCCTCGAAGCCAATGGGCAACGGCCACCCCATGAGGAAGTAGCGGATCAGCGGGAAGCGGAACTCAAAGTTAGTCAACATGAACCAGTTGCCCGCCAGCTCATAGTAGCTCCCGCCGCGGAAGGGCATTTCGAAGGAGGCGAAATAGATCTCCTCGATGTTGTTGACCCGCACGTAGCCCCCGGCGAATTCGCGATTGATCCAGTTCTCCACACCGCCGACAAAGAACTGCTGGGGCTGTTTGCCAAAGCTGGCTCCGCCCGCTGCGCGCAGGACAAAGTTGTACTCCTTCCCGATCTTGTAGTACCTTCGCCAATCCAGCCGGGCGGTGATGAATTCCGCCCCGCGCTCGCCGAACAGGCCGGGGCTCGCCATCAGGCCCACCGCACTCCGGCGCCCGTTCACCGGACCGGTGATACCCCAGAGCGACGTGTCGTCCACCCACGAGGTGCCCAGCAGGACAAACCGGCGCCGCGTGGGCGGCAGGTAGCCGATGTCCTCGAGGAACTTCTGATCCTCCTCGCTGAAATCTAAGTAGTCGCGGTCGATGCCCATGAAGCCTGCGCTAAAGTCGATACGCCGGAACCGGGAAAGCGGCAAGCTAAAGTATGTGCTCAGCCCATAGTTGCGGTCGCGGATGAGGCCGAGGTCGTACGAGAAAAAGAAGTAGGCGTTATGGTACCCACCCACGCCGATATCCAGGCGGCGCGGCAGGTAAAAGTAGGTGACCATGTAGTCCGAGTTGCGAAAATCATAGAAGAGGTTCGTGTAGATGTTGATGCGGTGATTGCCCAGAACGTCCGACAGCGCCAGTTGCGTCGTCCCCTGCACGCCGAAGTACTGACTGTACTCAGCCGTGCCATAAATGATGTCCGGCGAGAACTTGACTTCGTAGTCGTGCACCCGAAAGGCCCCGCTCTCGGTCCTGATCTCGGCCGAGTCCAGCGCGACCTTCTTCACTTCCGGCTCGAACTCGATCTGGCCATCTGCGAACTTTTCGTCAAACACAAAGTTCCGATACTTGTTCTCTCTCTCCCGGAACCCGGGCCGCATGTCCACCACCCGGGCTAGTTCCATCTCCCGCTTTTCCCTCTCCTTCTCCCGCTGCTCCATCACTCTGGTGAACAACGCCGTGGGGGCAGGATTCACGGTGTGCGGCTTGATCTCCAAAGGATTGCTCAGGAGGTAAAGGTCGTAGCCCGCATTGTAAAACGAGGTGAATGCTAATCGAGTGCCGTCCCCGCTCCAGCTCGGTTGGAAGGCACCGGTGAGCAGATCGGTGATCGCCCACTCGTCGCCAGTGGCCAGCTCCTTAAGGTAGAGGTTGGTGATGCCGGTGCGGTCGCTGGTGAACGCGATGTACTTGCCATCTGGAGAATAGACCGGCGTGCG
Encoded here:
- a CDS encoding PD40 domain-containing protein, with translation MKPARILIIACLWTLGTSVAMGQYFGKNKVQYTNFKWQYLQSEHFNIYFTEGGQSIAEFAAEVAEQSYRALKKDFRYELTDRITIIVHNSHNDFGQTNVDLSPPEESVGGFTEFFKNRVVVPYDGEWERFRHVIHHELTHAVMLQMVYGSGVQSIITGLTRLQLPLWLAEGLAEYESRGWDFESDMYMRDAAINGYLPEIEMLSGFLAYKGGQSVLLFISDRYGGQKIGELLGKIKVSKSVDRGVKQAVGVNVKDLSKRWQKWVKELYWPDIGSHREPEDIAKRLTDHKKDRNFVNTSPALSPKGDKIAFLSDRSDYFDVYLMSAVDGQILAKLVSGQKTANLEELHWLKGPNISWSPDGEQIVFGSKAGEGDVLHIVDVKQRKIVRTLSFALDGAFNPSWSPDGRRIAFTGTYHGQSDIYVVDLPTGEFRKLTNDRFSDVEPSWSPDGTRIVFASDRGPYVDPTVAGDVKIHETAYKNFDIFELSLEDGTITRLTTTDFVERTPVYSPDGKYIAFTSDRTGITNLYLKELATGDEWAITDLLTGAFQPSWSGDGTRLAFTSFYNAGYDLYLLSNPLEIKPHTVNPAPTALFTRVMEQREKEREKREMELARVVDMRPGFRERENKYRNFVFDEKFADGQIEFEPEVKKVALDSAEIRTESGAFRVHDYEVKFSPDIIYGTAEYSQYFGVQGTTQLALSDVLGNHRINIYTNLFYDFRNSDYMVTYFYLPRRLDIGVGGYHNAYFFFSYDLGLIRDRNYGLSTYFSLPLSRFRRIDFSAGFMGIDRDYLDFSEEDQKFLEDIGYLPPTRRRFVLLGTSWVDDTSLWGITGPVNGRRSAVGLMASPGLFGERGAEFITARLDWRRYYKIGKEYNFVLRAAGGASFGKQPQQFFVGGVENWINREFAGGYVRVNNIEEIYFASFEMPFRGGSYYELAGNWFMLTNFEFRFPLIRYFLMGWPLPIGFEDIRGALFADLAGAQYRDEPFTAFTRAPNGFYKLEDLRMAFGFGMRANIGFLVLQFDVGWPTDLYATARKPRYYWSLGAEF